GAAAGTTGCTTACTTCTCTTGGGATGTCTCAACTTCTTTATGGCTTTTGCCTCTATCTGCCTTACCCGTTCTCTAGTTACACCCAACACCTTACCTACTTCCTCCAGGGTATGTTCACCATCCTCTCCAATTCCAAATCTCATCCTCAAAACTCTTTGTTCCCGCTCCGTCAGTGTTCCCAACACCTCATCTATCTTCTCCCTCAAATTAGTATCTATAGCAGTATTCAGAGGGGACCTGGTATGCATATCCTCTATAAAATCTTCCAGGTGAGCATCTTCTTCGTCGCCAATAGGTGTTTCTATTGAAACAGGTTCTTTGGCAATCTTCATTATCGCTCTTACTTTATCTAAAGGTACCTGCAAGTAACCAGCGATCTCTAAAGGAGAAGGTTCTCTGCCCAATTTCTGCAACAGAAATTTAGAAGTTCTCACGATTTTATTTATTGTTTCTATCATATGTACAGGAATTCTAATTGTTCTTGCCTGATCCGCTATGGCACGAGAAATAGATTGCCTTATCCACCAGGTAGCATATGTAGAAAATTTAAAACCCTTGTGATAATCAAATTTATCAACTGCTTTCATCAAACCAATATTACCCTCCTGAACAAGATCCAAAAATGGAAGCCCCCTATTCAAATATTTCTTAGTAATGCTTACCACCAATCTTAAGTTAGAACGAACCATTTTATTTTTTATCTCTTGTTTCCTATATTCATGAGTTTCCATTTGCGAAAGGAGCATGTCCAATGCTCCTTTCTCTAAATCATCATCTTGTCTTTGAATTCTCTCTTTAAGATCAGAAATTACACTATTTATATATTTGTCACAAAAAGAAATATTTACCAAACATTCCACAATTTGATTTTTTAGCAAATGTGCCTCTCCATTATTTTTATACATCCAATATCTATCCAACAAATTCTTCAGTTGATCCAGCAAATGCAGTATCTTTTCTTGACAAGACTCCTCGGTTTCAGCAAAATCACTATTTTCTACACAGTCAAACACATCTCTCAACTTCACATCGCCTTTATTCAGTTGCTCTTGAAGATGAAAAATAATATCTTTAAAAAAGGGTATATCCACCAGGCAATTCAAGATTCCAATTTTCTCATTCTCAATATTCATAGCTATTTCAATTTCCTCTTCTCTTGAAAGGAGGGAAATCTCTCCCATTTCTCTTAAGTACATGCGAATAGGGCTTTTTGTCTCTGCTTCCTCGTCAGAAAACACTATTCGCTCCTTTATTTTCTTTTCCCCTATCTTTTCCTTCGCTTCTTCAGGTTGTGCTACATCCACGATATTAATATCTAAATTATGACAGAGAATAAATAATTTATCTATCTCTTCTACAGAAATCCCTTCTGGTAGAAGAGCATTTATTTCATCATAAGTTATACAACCATTCTCCTTACTTTTGCTCAACAGCTCTCTGCCAATTTCTGGTCCCAACAAACCATCGCTACTACTCATATTAAAACCTCCGCCAATTCCATATTACACAAATTTAGTAGAAGAAAGTAAGGTGTCAAGTCAGACTTACTTTTTAGTATTTTTTTTGCTATAATGAAAACAGTAATGAAGGTTGACCTATTTAACTACCATTTGCCATTATCTTTCATAGCACAACACCCAAAGAAAGAAAGAGATGGTTGCAAACTCTTAACATATAATAGAAAAACAAAACAAATAACACATGGCATATTCAAAGATATTATAAATTATATTTCCCCAGGCGATCTTCTCATACTCAATGACACAAAGGTAATTCCAGCCAGACTATTTGGTAAAAAGAAAACAGGAGGAAGAGTAGAAATATTCCTTGTGGAAAAAATCGCTCCTAATATTTACAAAGCTTTAACCAAAGGTAAATTAAAAGAAAAAACAACGGTAACACTAAAAAACGGCATTCAGGCTCAAATCTATAAAAAAGGAGAGGAAAGTATTGTATCCCTTGATTATAAAGGAAACTTTGATGAAACTTTAGATGAAATTGGCGAAGTGCCTCTCCCTCCATACATAAAAAGAGATTACGGGTCATATAACAGAGAAAAAGATATGTCCTATTATCAAACAATATTTGCGAAAAAAAAAGGAGCTATTGCCGCTCCTACTGCAGGATTACATTTTACACAAAGCCTACTGTCTAAGATAAGAGAAAAAGGAGCAAATATTACATATATTACATTACATGTAGGAATA
This genomic stretch from Deltaproteobacteria bacterium harbors:
- the rpoD gene encoding RNA polymerase sigma factor RpoD: MSSSDGLLGPEIGRELLSKSKENGCITYDEINALLPEGISVEEIDKLFILCHNLDINIVDVAQPEEAKEKIGEKKIKERIVFSDEEAETKSPIRMYLREMGEISLLSREEEIEIAMNIENEKIGILNCLVDIPFFKDIIFHLQEQLNKGDVKLRDVFDCVENSDFAETEESCQEKILHLLDQLKNLLDRYWMYKNNGEAHLLKNQIVECLVNISFCDKYINSVISDLKERIQRQDDDLEKGALDMLLSQMETHEYRKQEIKNKMVRSNLRLVVSITKKYLNRGLPFLDLVQEGNIGLMKAVDKFDYHKGFKFSTYATWWIRQSISRAIADQARTIRIPVHMIETINKIVRTSKFLLQKLGREPSPLEIAGYLQVPLDKVRAIMKIAKEPVSIETPIGDEEDAHLEDFIEDMHTRSPLNTAIDTNLREKIDEVLGTLTEREQRVLRMRFGIGEDGEHTLEEVGKVLGVTRERVRQIEAKAIKKLRHPKRSKQLSHFSA
- the queA gene encoding tRNA preQ1(34) S-adenosylmethionine ribosyltransferase-isomerase QueA; amino-acid sequence: MKVDLFNYHLPLSFIAQHPKKERDGCKLLTYNRKTKQITHGIFKDIINYISPGDLLILNDTKVIPARLFGKKKTGGRVEIFLVEKIAPNIYKALTKGKLKEKTTVTLKNGIQAQIYKKGEESIVSLDYKGNFDETLDEIGEVPLPPYIKRDYGSYNREKDMSYYQTIFAKKKGAIAAPTAGLHFTQSLLSKIREKGANITYITLHVGIGTFKPIKEENLEEHKMFPEYFEIEEETARLFNETKKKGKKVFACGTTTVRALEGNITKEGFLKSRNGSTNLFIYPGYKFKSIDALITNFHLPKSTLLLLVSAFAERKEILRCYKEAIEKRYMFYSFGDAMLIL